The following coding sequences lie in one Synechococcus sp. PCC 7336 genomic window:
- a CDS encoding AAA family ATPase — MARGEIIRKLFQSFSHNEREGFYAAAMELIQEEKSKNHNLLARDLERILKNGYSKALPASNTLYGNYPEEPKDRETGLSLIDVKLFSLSWDDVILSKDNLEILQRVALENRKQEILEAYGLRPKSKLLFCGPPGCGKTLTSKVLSGVLGIPLAYINLTAVFSSYLGETATNLKKIFDYVENGEWVVLFDEFDAIARDRNTLNEHGEVKRLVNSLLQLIDASSSNSLFIAATNHESLLDNAIWRRFDEIIFFAKPDLKLRKKLLKCYLSRIRYSGINLGDFAAELEEATGADIERICIDTIKTVILRGDQELTHADLTAAVERYLERSRIIVSSGESPEAGACESV, encoded by the coding sequence ATGGCAAGGGGAGAAATCATAAGAAAGCTTTTCCAAAGCTTCTCTCACAATGAGAGAGAAGGATTTTATGCTGCAGCTATGGAACTAATTCAAGAAGAGAAGAGCAAGAATCACAACTTACTTGCCAGAGATTTAGAAAGAATCTTGAAAAATGGCTATTCTAAAGCCCTTCCTGCTAGTAACACTCTCTACGGAAATTATCCTGAAGAGCCAAAAGATAGGGAGACGGGTTTATCGCTAATTGATGTTAAACTATTCAGTCTAAGTTGGGATGATGTTATTCTAAGCAAGGATAATTTGGAGATTTTGCAGCGCGTTGCATTGGAAAATCGAAAGCAAGAGATTTTGGAAGCTTATGGGTTGCGACCCAAATCAAAACTTTTATTTTGTGGACCTCCAGGCTGTGGTAAAACTCTCACATCCAAAGTGTTATCTGGTGTTTTAGGTATACCTCTTGCCTATATTAATTTAACAGCAGTCTTCTCTTCCTACTTAGGTGAAACAGCGACTAATCTAAAGAAAATCTTTGATTATGTTGAGAATGGTGAATGGGTTGTTCTGTTTGATGAGTTTGACGCGATCGCTAGAGATCGTAACACCCTTAACGAACATGGTGAGGTTAAGCGACTTGTTAATAGCTTACTTCAACTTATTGACGCTTCAAGCAGTAACAGTTTATTCATTGCAGCAACAAATCATGAGTCCTTACTAGATAATGCTATTTGGAGGAGATTTGACGAGATTATTTTCTTTGCTAAACCCGATCTAAAACTCCGAAAAAAGCTTTTGAAATGCTATCTTTCTAGAATTCGATACTCTGGTATTAACCTTGGAGATTTTGCCGCTGAATTGGAAGAGGCAACTGGTGCAGATATTGAACGAATTTGTATTGACACAATTAAAACTGTCATTCTTCGCGGCGACCAAGAGCTTACTCACGCTGACTTAACTGCTGCTGTAGAGCGTTATTTAGAAAGAAGTCGTATAATAGTGAGTTCAGGAGAATCTCCAGAGGCAGGAGCCTGTGAGTCAGTTTGA
- a CDS encoding efflux RND transporter permease subunit, which produces MRTHNPHRRGPGEAGRPLVGGVWGESTLPPRPQVPSQNLSTATPPQLLTRGFNHPQLSVLYRRFLNLLISRPWLGVALALAIPIVGFARAGTLSQQFFPPSDRNQFHIDFELPVQASLTETERQVQDVRNLIVQQPEIEKVTWLVGETFPTFYYNVVAQKESVSNFARGLVQLQPNLLPQPIVRRLQLQLDRQFPQAQVLVRQLEQGPPFESPLELRLYGPDLDRLRQLGNELRGVMAQVPQVVHTQSTLTEALPKLGLQLDETSARIAGLDRAAIARQLDANLEGAVGGSILESTEELPVRVRLKQGDRGNLNSLNSIELLSQEEAIPLDALGRVELLPDIAEIDRRDGLRVNIVRGYLEAGVLPADALAQFEQAWQASGVTLPQGYSFEYGGEAEARGTAEGNLFSTVGILAVLMLATLVLSLGSFALAGSIAAIAIAAVGLALAALRLFNYPLGFMAILGALGLVGLAINDSIVVLAALRSDPEARRGDPKAMQRVVDRSTRHVLTTTLTTMAGFTPLLFDRAGFWPPLAVAIAGGLGGATLLALFFVPSLYSLAIRAGWIAGGDRAELEAVPD; this is translated from the coding sequence ATGCGAACCCATAACCCCCATCGGAGGGGTCCAGGGGAAGCGGGCCGTCCCCTGGTCGGGGGGGTGTGGGGGGAGTCGACACTCCCCCCACGACCTCAGGTTCCCAGCCAAAACCTATCAACAGCGACCCCCCCCCAACTCCTCACCCGAGGCTTCAACCATCCTCAACTTTCTGTCCTCTACCGCCGCTTTCTCAATCTCCTGATTTCCCGCCCCTGGCTGGGAGTCGCCCTCGCTCTGGCCATCCCAATCGTCGGATTTGCTCGAGCCGGAACGCTCTCCCAGCAGTTTTTCCCCCCGAGCGATCGCAACCAGTTCCACATCGACTTCGAACTCCCCGTGCAAGCCTCCTTAACTGAAACCGAACGACAGGTGCAGGACGTTCGAAACTTGATCGTGCAGCAGCCCGAGATCGAAAAGGTTACCTGGTTGGTAGGCGAAACGTTTCCCACCTTCTACTACAACGTCGTCGCCCAAAAAGAAAGCGTCTCCAACTTCGCTCGAGGTTTGGTACAACTACAGCCCAACTTACTGCCACAACCCATCGTTCGCCGCCTGCAACTCCAACTCGATCGCCAATTTCCCCAAGCCCAAGTTCTCGTCCGCCAGCTAGAGCAGGGACCGCCATTTGAATCCCCCCTCGAACTGCGCCTTTACGGTCCCGACCTCGATCGCCTGCGGCAGTTGGGCAATGAGTTGCGGGGGGTGATGGCGCAAGTGCCGCAGGTCGTTCACACTCAATCGACGCTGACCGAAGCGCTGCCGAAATTGGGGTTGCAGTTGGATGAAACTTCTGCGCGGATTGCGGGTTTGGATCGAGCGGCGATCGCTCGACAGTTGGATGCCAACCTAGAAGGAGCGGTGGGTGGCTCGATTTTGGAGTCAACGGAAGAACTGCCGGTGCGGGTGCGCTTGAAACAGGGCGATCGCGGCAATCTCAATAGCTTGAATTCCATCGAGCTGCTCTCGCAGGAGGAGGCAATTCCGTTAGATGCCCTGGGTCGAGTTGAGCTGTTGCCCGACATTGCGGAAATCGATCGTCGCGACGGCCTGCGGGTGAACATTGTGCGAGGCTACCTTGAAGCAGGGGTGTTGCCAGCCGATGCGCTAGCTCAGTTCGAGCAAGCTTGGCAGGCGAGTGGAGTGACATTGCCGCAGGGTTACAGCTTCGAGTATGGGGGGGAGGCTGAGGCGAGAGGAACTGCGGAAGGCAATTTGTTCTCGACCGTGGGCATTCTGGCGGTGTTAATGCTGGCGACGTTGGTGTTGTCGCTGGGGTCGTTTGCGCTGGCGGGGAGTATTGCGGCGATCGCGATCGCCGCAGTGGGTTTGGCCTTAGCAGCCCTCAGGTTGTTCAATTATCCCCTCGGCTTTATGGCTATTTTGGGGGCATTGGGCCTGGTGGGTTTAGCCATCAACGATTCGATTGTGGTTTTAGCGGCCCTGCGTTCCGATCCAGAGGCTCGTCGGGGCGATCCAAAGGCGATGCAGCGGGTGGTTGACCGCAGTACTCGCCACGTTTTAACCACGACGCTGACGACGATGGCGGGGTTTACGCCGTTGTTATTCGATCGAGCGGGGTTTTGGCCGCCGCTGGCAGTGGCGATCGCGGGTGGCCTCGGGGGGGCGACATTGCTCGCTTTATTCTTCGTCCCGTCGCTTTACAGTCTTGCGATTCGAGCGGGTTGGATTGCTGGGGGCGATCGGGCTGAGTTGGAAGCGGTGCCGGATTGA
- a CDS encoding biotin/lipoyl-binding protein, with translation MRVAVEEGDRVEPGQIVAELDTQRLQAQRQELLAQKARAEAVLSELVAGPPPASPPAPPTTSPSTTAPIEPSSKPSSPNSTPPAAPSPPSSPSPPMPQSSPAKSPASTSPAPSKIAATGSPPPP, from the coding sequence ATGCGAGTGGCAGTTGAGGAAGGCGATCGCGTCGAACCCGGACAGATCGTCGCCGAACTCGACACCCAACGCTTGCAAGCCCAACGACAAGAATTGCTAGCCCAAAAAGCTCGGGCAGAAGCCGTGCTGTCCGAACTCGTGGCAGGGCCGCCGCCAGCCTCACCCCCGGCACCCCCTACGACCTCACCATCAACAACCGCCCCTATCGAGCCCAGCTCAAAGCCCTCCTCCCCGAACTCGACTCCCCCAGCCGCACCCTCACCGCCATCCTCACCCTCCCCCCCGATGCCCCAGTCGTCCCCGGCCAAATCGCCCGCCTCAACATCGCCAGCACCATCGAAGATCGCGGCTACTGGCTCCCCGCCACCGCCCTAG
- a CDS encoding beta-galactosidase, which yields MVELRLGKLGPFYPPARMKHFGFLSWLSISVSIHPQLALAQADPPLAPVVWTDVAFDRSARQVTPEFFGLHLYAGVTPADWPAVPFKTWRLHDAGTRWDELQPERDRWNFDHLDALVDLAEQQDVEVILVLGQTPAWASARPADESPYGISGLPAEPARIEDWTAYVRTIASRYRGRIHYYELWNEANFRWFYTGSIPNLLELAAAAYTTIEQVDPDAQVISPSVIAGDYPSLERSGADWLKEYFALGGDRYTDIVGAHFYLPRDLPPEWIVWQIHDLRQVMAASGQAHKPLWNTETGFGRVDTYPVEGDRAVGYVGRAHILQWAAGIDRFQWYSWRNFNFVGLRMTERDGSVTVAGEAFGAIQDWLLGSTLGLCQISSDRTRLCPMARANGDRGWIVWNPNRTVQVEVPAGLQANWGQRLAGESFPIAPAQRIEVGEIPVLIERRSSRVP from the coding sequence TTGGTCGAACTGAGGTTGGGTAAACTCGGCCCATTCTATCCACCCGCTCGCATGAAACATTTCGGATTTCTGTCGTGGCTCTCGATCTCTGTCTCGATCCACCCTCAGTTAGCCCTCGCCCAAGCTGACCCCCCTCTGGCCCCTGTGGTCTGGACAGATGTGGCATTCGATCGCTCCGCCCGTCAGGTCACCCCCGAATTCTTCGGCCTGCACCTTTATGCCGGGGTCACCCCCGCAGATTGGCCCGCCGTCCCCTTCAAAACCTGGCGCTTGCACGATGCGGGAACGAGGTGGGACGAACTACAACCGGAACGCGATCGCTGGAATTTCGATCACCTCGATGCCCTAGTCGATTTGGCCGAGCAGCAAGACGTAGAGGTCATTTTAGTGCTGGGGCAAACCCCCGCTTGGGCCTCCGCTCGCCCCGCCGACGAGTCCCCCTACGGCATCTCCGGGCTGCCCGCAGAACCCGCCCGGATCGAAGACTGGACGGCCTACGTTCGCACCATCGCCAGCCGCTATCGAGGTCGCATTCACTATTACGAACTCTGGAATGAAGCCAACTTCCGTTGGTTCTACACCGGCAGCATCCCCAACCTGCTCGAACTAGCCGCTGCCGCTTACACGACGATCGAGCAAGTCGATCCCGACGCCCAAGTGATTTCCCCCAGCGTCATTGCTGGAGACTATCCCAGCCTGGAACGCAGCGGAGCGGATTGGTTGAAAGAGTATTTTGCGTTGGGAGGCGATCGCTACACTGACATTGTGGGGGCACATTTCTATCTGCCCCGCGACCTGCCCCCCGAATGGATTGTCTGGCAAATTCACGATCTTCGGCAGGTGATGGCAGCGTCTGGCCAAGCCCATAAGCCGTTATGGAATACGGAAACGGGCTTTGGGCGAGTCGATACCTATCCGGTTGAAGGGGATAGAGCGGTGGGGTATGTAGGGCGAGCGCACATTCTGCAATGGGCAGCGGGAATCGATCGCTTTCAGTGGTATTCCTGGCGGAATTTTAATTTTGTGGGTTTGCGCATGACCGAGCGGGATGGCAGCGTGACGGTGGCAGGGGAAGCGTTTGGGGCCATTCAGGATTGGCTGCTGGGCTCGACGCTGGGATTGTGCCAGATTTCTAGCGATCGCACGCGGCTGTGTCCGATGGCTCGGGCCAATGGCGATCGGGGCTGGATTGTGTGGAATCCCAATAGAACAGTGCAGGTGGAGGTGCCCGCAGGGTTGCAGGCGAATTGGGGACAGCGGCTCGCGGGGGAGAGTTTCCCGATCGCTCCGGCCCAAAGGATTGAGGTGGGAGAGATCCCCGTCTTAATCGAGCGGCGCAGCAGTAGGGTTCCGTAG